A genomic window from Nitrospirota bacterium includes:
- the pheA gene encoding prephenate dehydratase yields the protein MKELEKLRKEIDRIDSEIVRLLNERAKAAIGIGKIKKEEKMVAHVPQREREIFERIEKENQGPFPNEAIRVVFREIMSASLSLEQPLRIAYLGPKATFTYLACMKQFGVFANYIAVNSIKEVFTEVEKGLADYGVVPIENSTEGVVNHTLDMFIDSNLKITSEILQEVSHHLLSLTGNLADIRCVYSHPQPIAQCSGWIEKNLVNIPVVEVSSTARAAEMCAEDPSAAAIASELAAQLYGLRIIRSHIEDYSSNFTRFLVIAKNHVQKSGKDKTSVMFSIKDKVGALYSCLKTFTDSGINLTKIESRPSRKKMWEYIFFVDIEGHIEDEKIRKALDALEQQCTFLKVLGSYPAGE from the coding sequence ATGAAAGAGCTGGAGAAATTGCGCAAAGAGATAGACAGGATTGATTCCGAGATCGTAAGATTACTGAATGAACGGGCTAAGGCGGCCATTGGGATCGGTAAGATCAAGAAGGAAGAGAAGATGGTGGCCCATGTCCCGCAGAGGGAGAGGGAGATATTTGAGCGGATTGAGAAGGAGAATCAGGGCCCCTTTCCCAATGAGGCTATCAGGGTTGTTTTCAGGGAGATCATGTCTGCCTCACTCTCTCTGGAACAGCCGTTGCGAATTGCCTATCTCGGACCTAAAGCCACATTTACATATCTTGCCTGCATGAAGCAGTTCGGTGTCTTTGCCAACTATATAGCTGTGAACAGCATTAAGGAGGTCTTTACAGAGGTTGAAAAGGGGTTAGCCGATTATGGCGTTGTTCCTATAGAGAATTCAACGGAAGGTGTTGTGAATCACACGCTCGATATGTTTATAGATTCCAACCTTAAGATAACCTCAGAGATATTACAGGAGGTAAGTCACCACCTGCTGTCCCTGACAGGGAATCTGGCGGATATCAGGTGTGTCTATTCCCATCCGCAGCCGATCGCCCAGTGTTCGGGGTGGATAGAGAAGAATCTTGTAAACATCCCTGTTGTTGAGGTGTCGAGTACTGCACGGGCTGCTGAGATGTGTGCAGAGGATCCATCCGCAGCAGCCATTGCAAGTGAGCTTGCAGCGCAGCTTTACGGTCTCAGGATAATCAGGAGCCACATCGAGGATTATTCGAGCAACTTTACCCGCTTTCTTGTTATAGCAAAAAATCATGTACAAAAAAGCGGAAAGGATAAGACCTCAGTGATGTTTTCGATCAAGGATAAGGTAGGGGCACTCTACAGTTGTCTTAAGACATTCACTGATAGCGGGATAAATCTTACAAAGATTGAGTCGAGGCCATCACGGAAGAAGATGTGGGAATACATATTCTTTGTTGATATAGAGGGTCATATAGAGGATGAGAAGATAAGGAAGGCCCTGGACGCACTGGAACAGCAGTGCACATTTCTTAAAGTTCTAGGGTCATATCCGGCAGGGGAATGA
- the ruvB gene encoding Holliday junction branch migration DNA helicase RuvB, which produces MQDRIITAQLDEEEKRYEATLRPPTLDEYIGQDKVKENLHIFIEAAKRRGDALDHVLFYGPPGLGKTTLAYIISRELGVGIKATSGPAIERQGDLAAILTNLQKHEVLFIDEIHRLNTAIEEILYPAMEDYQIDIIIGQGPAARTIKLDIPRFTLIGATTRSGLLTSPLRDRFGIITRLDFYKPSELRMILLRSAKILNVQLDDNGADEIACRSRGTPRIANRLLRRVRDYAEVKADSIITREVARDALAMFEIDQRGFDIMDRKLLLTIIDKFGGGPVGLETIAAAISEDKDTIEDVYEPFLIQEGFLHRTPRGRLATPNAYRHFGIVKSDGTEQGSLL; this is translated from the coding sequence ATGCAGGACCGCATAATTACAGCGCAATTGGATGAAGAGGAAAAAAGATATGAGGCTACACTTCGACCTCCGACACTGGATGAGTATATTGGCCAGGATAAGGTCAAGGAGAACCTTCACATCTTCATCGAGGCAGCGAAAAGGCGTGGAGATGCACTGGATCATGTCCTCTTCTACGGCCCGCCAGGTCTTGGCAAGACAACCCTTGCCTACATCATCTCAAGGGAGCTTGGCGTAGGTATAAAGGCCACATCAGGTCCGGCAATTGAACGGCAGGGAGATCTTGCGGCCATACTTACAAATCTGCAGAAACATGAGGTCCTGTTTATTGATGAGATCCACAGGCTCAATACTGCCATTGAAGAGATACTCTATCCGGCAATGGAGGATTATCAGATAGACATCATAATAGGTCAGGGACCTGCAGCCAGGACTATAAAACTCGATATCCCGAGATTTACATTGATAGGAGCTACAACGAGAAGCGGCCTTCTTACCTCGCCGTTACGAGACAGGTTTGGGATTATTACAAGGCTTGATTTCTACAAGCCGTCAGAGCTCAGGATGATACTGCTGCGATCAGCAAAGATACTTAATGTGCAGCTTGACGACAACGGTGCAGACGAGATTGCCTGCCGCTCCAGAGGAACCCCGAGAATAGCAAACCGTCTTTTAAGAAGGGTAAGGGACTATGCTGAGGTTAAGGCAGATAGTATCATTACAAGAGAGGTTGCCAGGGATGCCCTTGCCATGTTTGAGATTGACCAGAGGGGTTTTGACATCATGGACCGAAAACTCCTTCTGACCATTATAGATAAATTTGGCGGCGGACCTGTAGGACTTGAGACGATAGCCGCTGCAATCAGTGAAGACAAGGATACAATTGAAGACGTCTACGAACCATTCCTGATCCAGGAAGGGTTCCTCCACAGGACGCCAAGGGGACGTCTTGCAACTCCCAATGCATACAGGCACTTTGGGATCGTCAAATCTGATGGGACAGAGCAGGGAAGTTTGCTGTAA
- the ruvA gene encoding Holliday junction branch migration protein RuvA, whose product MIAHVRGHLVVKTPQFVVVDVNGLGYKVFIPLSTFTRLPHDNGDVMLHTYTHVREDTLSLYGFLSADERDFFTTLLSISGVGPKMGLNLLSGSSLSDLMKIVESEDAKRLSMIPGVGKKTAARIILELKEKLPALSTPEGEIHIDHSAAVDALSALMNLGYQRTQAYEAIKRVREGNSEMSIEAIIRESLKMLSRG is encoded by the coding sequence ATGATTGCTCATGTCCGCGGACATCTTGTTGTTAAAACGCCTCAGTTTGTTGTTGTTGATGTAAATGGCCTTGGTTATAAGGTCTTTATCCCCCTTTCCACATTTACGAGATTGCCGCACGATAACGGAGATGTAATGTTGCATACATATACGCATGTCCGTGAAGATACCCTGAGCCTGTATGGTTTCCTGAGCGCTGATGAGAGGGATTTCTTTACTACCCTACTTTCAATTTCAGGAGTGGGGCCAAAGATGGGATTAAATTTATTGTCAGGCTCATCATTATCTGACCTGATGAAAATAGTTGAAAGCGAGGATGCAAAGAGGCTTAGCATGATACCTGGAGTAGGAAAGAAGACAGCGGCCAGGATTATACTGGAATTGAAGGAGAAATTGCCTGCCCTGAGCACTCCTGAAGGTGAAATCCATATAGATCATTCTGCAGCGGTTGATGCGCTTTCAGCGCTTATGAACCTTGGTTACCAGAGGACACAGGCCTATGAGGCTATCAAAAGGGTTCGTGAAGGCAATAGTGAGATGTCGATTGAAGCTATTATACGGGAGTCATTAAAGATGCTGTCCAGGGGATAA
- the ruvC gene encoding crossover junction endodeoxyribonuclease RuvC: MRALGVDPGTVVTGYGLVDEEDNQLFHVSSGTIQFPQKSDISRRLQQIHIEIDKIIQACRPDAVVIEKGFYSKNVQTLVRLSQVSGVIMLTSVNSGISLFEYTPLEVKQSVVGYGAAKKEQVQHMVGKILRMEAPPGSHHASDALAIAICHLNSYKFRELR; the protein is encoded by the coding sequence ATGCGTGCACTGGGGGTTGATCCTGGTACAGTTGTTACTGGCTACGGCCTTGTAGACGAAGAAGACAATCAACTCTTCCACGTATCTTCCGGTACGATACAGTTTCCGCAGAAGTCTGACATCTCAAGACGCCTCCAGCAGATACATATTGAGATTGACAAGATCATTCAGGCATGCAGGCCTGATGCAGTAGTCATTGAAAAGGGCTTCTATTCAAAAAATGTGCAGACACTGGTCAGATTGTCTCAGGTAAGCGGGGTAATAATGCTGACATCTGTCAATTCCGGTATATCCCTTTTTGAATATACGCCGCTTGAGGTCAAACAGTCGGTAGTCGGTTATGGCGCGGCGAAGAAAGAGCAGGTTCAGCACATGGTCGGGAAAATACTCAGGATGGAGGCACCGCCCGGTTCGCACCATGCCTCGGACGCGCTCGCGATTGCAATTTGCCATCTCAATTCATATAAGTTCAGAGAGCTTCGATGA